From the Synechococcus sp. HK01-R genome, one window contains:
- the polA gene encoding DNA polymerase I has protein sequence MTSEGKDRPLLLLVDGHSLAFRSFYAFTKGGEGGLATKDGLPTSVTYGFLKALLDNCKGLKPTGVAIAFDTAEPTFRHVADANYKAHRDVAPDVFFQDLEQLQVILREQLRLPLCLAPGYEADDVLGTLANRAAGDGWRVRILSGDRDLFQLVDDQRDIAVLYMGGGPYAKNSGPTLIDEAGVEAKLGVHPTSVVDLKALTGDSSDNIPGVKGVGPKTAINLLKENGDLDGVYRVLEEVEAEGAKASRGAIKGALKGKLSADRDNAYLSRKLAEILVDIPLPEDPELDLGTVDAETLTTRLKELELNSLVRQVPTFVATFSSGGLTANGHLLETTEHSSKPSVNSSPPVDTVPDSNTAAAVDGASLPALAPQLITSPAQLSALIERLMACRTPEAPVALDTETSDLNPFKAQLVGIGVCWGAELSDLAYIPVGHTPPTEPGLDIDNSLDIANSPESSKSLQQLPLETVLEQLAPWLASPEHPKALQNAKYDRLILLRHGLPLGGVVMDTLLADYLRDAAAKHGLDAMAERDYGFRPTLFSDLVGKAKEGKASCFADVPVDQAALYCGMDVHLTRRLAIDLRHSLEVMGPQLTELLERVELPLEPVLALMEATGIRIDTPYLAELSSEMGQTLERLEAEAKQAAGVDFNLASPKQLGELLFETLGLDRKKSRRTKTGFSTDAAVLEKLEADHPVVPLVLEHRMLSKLKSTYVDALPQLVEAETARVHTDFNQAVTATGRLSSSNPNLQNIPVRTEFSRRIRKAFLPQEGWKLLSADYSQIELRILTHLSGEEVLQQAYRDGDDVHALTARVLLDKPEVSSDERRLGKTINFGVIYGMGAQRFARETGVNQAEAKEFLSKYRHRYPKVFAFLELQERLALSRGYVETILGRRRPFHFDRNGLGRLLGKDPLDIDLDVARRGGMEAQQLRAAANAPIQGSSADIIKLAMIQLQTALDQQGLPARLLLQVHDELVLEVDPSALDSVRTLVVQTMENALQLSVPLLVETGVGANWMEAK, from the coding sequence GTGACATCTGAGGGAAAGGATCGACCGCTGCTGCTTCTGGTGGACGGCCATTCCCTGGCCTTCCGAAGCTTCTACGCCTTCACCAAGGGTGGTGAGGGTGGTCTTGCCACCAAAGATGGACTGCCCACCAGCGTCACCTACGGCTTCCTCAAAGCCCTCCTGGACAACTGCAAGGGGTTAAAACCCACGGGCGTGGCGATTGCCTTCGACACGGCTGAACCCACGTTTCGCCATGTGGCAGACGCCAACTACAAGGCGCACCGGGATGTGGCCCCCGACGTGTTCTTCCAGGATCTGGAGCAGCTGCAGGTGATCCTGCGCGAACAGTTGCGTCTGCCCCTTTGCCTGGCCCCGGGCTACGAGGCCGATGACGTGCTCGGCACCCTGGCGAATCGCGCCGCAGGCGATGGCTGGCGCGTGCGAATCCTCAGCGGCGACCGAGACCTGTTCCAGCTGGTGGATGACCAGCGCGACATCGCAGTGCTCTACATGGGCGGTGGCCCATATGCCAAAAACAGCGGCCCCACGTTGATCGACGAAGCCGGCGTGGAGGCGAAGCTGGGCGTGCATCCCACCTCCGTGGTGGACCTGAAGGCCCTCACAGGCGATAGCTCCGACAACATCCCCGGAGTGAAGGGCGTCGGCCCCAAGACCGCCATCAATCTGCTCAAGGAAAACGGCGACCTCGATGGCGTCTACCGGGTGCTGGAGGAAGTGGAGGCCGAAGGGGCGAAAGCCAGCCGAGGTGCCATCAAGGGTGCCCTGAAGGGCAAGCTCAGCGCCGATCGCGACAACGCTTACCTCTCGCGCAAACTGGCGGAGATCCTTGTGGACATTCCCCTGCCAGAGGATCCTGAGCTCGATCTGGGCACGGTGGATGCCGAAACGCTCACCACCCGCCTGAAAGAGCTTGAGCTCAACAGCCTGGTCCGCCAGGTGCCCACTTTCGTGGCGACCTTCTCAAGCGGCGGCCTGACGGCGAATGGCCATCTGCTGGAGACAACGGAGCATTCCTCAAAACCCTCCGTCAACTCCAGCCCCCCAGTCGACACAGTGCCCGACAGCAACACGGCTGCGGCTGTCGACGGAGCCAGCCTCCCGGCCCTAGCCCCCCAGCTGATCACCAGCCCGGCACAACTCAGCGCCCTGATCGAGCGACTGATGGCCTGCCGCACCCCCGAAGCCCCGGTGGCCCTCGACACCGAGACCAGTGACCTGAACCCGTTTAAAGCCCAATTGGTCGGGATCGGGGTCTGCTGGGGAGCTGAACTCAGCGACCTGGCCTACATCCCGGTGGGACACACCCCGCCTACAGAACCCGGCCTCGACATTGACAACAGCCTCGACATTGCCAACAGCCCCGAGAGTTCCAAAAGCCTCCAACAGCTGCCGCTTGAAACGGTGCTCGAGCAACTGGCACCGTGGCTGGCCAGCCCCGAGCATCCCAAGGCCCTCCAGAACGCCAAATATGACCGTCTGATCCTGTTGCGCCATGGCCTCCCCCTTGGCGGCGTGGTGATGGACACCCTGCTGGCGGACTATCTACGTGATGCAGCGGCTAAGCACGGCCTTGATGCGATGGCCGAGCGCGACTACGGCTTCCGCCCCACGCTATTCAGCGATCTGGTGGGCAAGGCAAAGGAGGGGAAGGCCAGCTGCTTCGCGGACGTCCCCGTCGATCAGGCCGCCCTTTACTGCGGCATGGACGTGCACCTCACGCGACGCCTGGCCATCGATCTGCGCCACAGCCTGGAGGTGATGGGTCCCCAGCTGACCGAGCTGCTCGAGCGGGTGGAACTCCCCCTTGAGCCAGTGCTGGCGCTGATGGAGGCCACGGGGATCCGCATCGACACCCCCTATCTGGCGGAGCTCTCCTCCGAGATGGGCCAGACCCTGGAACGACTGGAAGCGGAGGCGAAGCAAGCTGCGGGAGTTGACTTCAACCTCGCCTCTCCAAAGCAGCTCGGCGAATTGCTCTTCGAGACCCTTGGCCTCGACCGCAAGAAATCGCGCCGCACGAAAACGGGCTTCAGCACCGATGCAGCCGTACTGGAGAAACTGGAAGCCGACCATCCGGTGGTCCCCCTAGTGCTGGAGCATCGGATGCTCAGCAAGCTCAAGAGCACCTACGTGGATGCCCTGCCCCAGCTGGTTGAAGCGGAAACCGCCCGCGTTCACACCGATTTCAACCAGGCGGTCACCGCCACAGGTCGACTGAGCAGCAGCAATCCCAACCTGCAAAACATCCCCGTGCGGACGGAGTTCTCCCGCCGAATCCGCAAGGCGTTCCTGCCCCAAGAAGGCTGGAAGCTGCTGAGTGCTGATTACTCCCAAATCGAGCTCCGCATCCTTACCCATCTCTCCGGTGAGGAGGTGCTGCAGCAGGCCTACCGAGATGGTGATGACGTGCATGCACTCACGGCCAGAGTGCTGCTCGACAAACCCGAGGTGAGCAGCGATGAGCGCCGCCTGGGCAAGACCATCAATTTCGGGGTGATCTACGGCATGGGTGCCCAACGGTTCGCGCGGGAAACCGGCGTGAACCAGGCGGAAGCCAAGGAGTTCCTCAGCAAATACCGGCACCGTTATCCGAAGGTGTTTGCCTTCCTGGAACTCCAGGAGCGTCTGGCGCTGAGTCGCGGCTACGTCGAGACAATCCTGGGCCGGCGCCGGCCCTTCCACTTCGATCGCAATGGGCTCGGCCGACTGCTTGGCAAGGATCCACTGGACATCGATCTCGATGTGGCACGGCGGGGAGGCATGGAGGCGCAGCAGCTGCGCGCCGCCGCCAACGCACCGATTCAAGGCTCCAGCGCCGACATCATCAAACTGGCCATGATTCAGCTGCAGACCGCTTTAGACCAACAAGGGTTACCGGCACGCCTGCTGCTGCAGGTGCACGACGAACTCGTGCTGGAGGTGGATCCCTCGGCCCTGGACAGCGTGCGCACCCTCGTCGTGCAGACCATGGAAAACGCCCTGCAGCTGAGCGTGCCACTCCTGGTGGAAACCGGCGTGGGCGCGAATTGGATGGAGGCGAAGTAA
- a CDS encoding SemiSWEET family sugar transporter gives MSVDAIGYLAALLTTFSFFPQALKTLRSNDTRSISLSMYGLFTLGLATWALFGLLTGNGPVIAANLVTLVPAVFVLQAKLRHRLQRGSSPSVIQ, from the coding sequence ATGTCTGTTGACGCGATCGGTTATCTGGCGGCGCTGCTCACCACCTTCAGTTTTTTTCCGCAGGCGCTCAAAACCTTGCGCAGTAATGACACTCGCTCGATCTCTCTGTCGATGTACGGCCTGTTCACCCTTGGGCTGGCCACCTGGGCGCTCTTCGGGCTGCTGACGGGCAATGGGCCGGTGATCGCTGCCAATTTGGTCACCCTGGTGCCAGCGGTCTTTGTGCTGCAAGCCAAGTTGCGCCATCGCCTTCAGCGTGGCTCGTCGCCCTCGGTGATTCAGTAG
- the cysS gene encoding cysteine--tRNA ligase, producing the protein MPLRFTNTLTRRTETFQPLREDQVSIYCCGVTVYDLCHLGHARSYINWDVLRRYLIWRGYAVTFVQNFTDIDDKILKRAAEENSSMDAVSERNIAAFHTDMDALGILRPDRMPRATRCLDGIRAFISELEAKGAAYSADGDVYFAVMKHAGYGKLSGRDLSEQQTNADGRVADAEEARKQHPFDFALWKGAKTDEPSFPSPWGEGRPGWHIECSAMVREELGETIDIHLGGADLVFPHHENEIAQSEAATGKELAQVWLHNGMVNVGGEKMSKSLGNFTTIRALLESGISAMTLRLFVLQAHYRKPLDFTAEALEAATTGWKGLNAALGLGEHHASSLGWREPAPLPEGAITIEQIPGQMTFSDEPLLGARQRFIDAMDDDLNSSGALAVLFDLARPLRGLANRLDRGDIPEQTDDEQPLLEQRWLLLRELAGVLGLRSEASGLEPEDAESCDPSAIEAAIAARQAAKQAKDFAEADRIRAELTGQGIELIDKPGGVTEWRRC; encoded by the coding sequence GTGCCCCTGCGGTTCACCAACACTCTCACCCGCCGCACGGAAACCTTCCAGCCGCTGAGGGAGGACCAGGTGAGCATTTACTGCTGCGGTGTGACGGTCTACGACCTCTGCCATTTGGGCCATGCCCGCAGCTACATCAACTGGGACGTCCTGCGTCGCTATCTGATCTGGCGTGGGTATGCGGTGACCTTCGTGCAGAACTTCACCGACATCGACGACAAGATTCTCAAACGCGCAGCCGAAGAAAACAGCTCGATGGATGCGGTGAGCGAGCGCAACATCGCGGCTTTCCATACCGATATGGATGCCCTCGGGATTCTGCGGCCCGACCGCATGCCCCGGGCCACCCGCTGCCTCGATGGCATCCGCGCCTTCATCAGTGAGCTTGAGGCCAAAGGAGCCGCTTATTCCGCTGATGGTGATGTGTATTTCGCTGTGATGAAACACGCCGGATACGGCAAGCTCAGCGGCCGCGATCTCAGTGAACAACAGACCAATGCCGACGGCCGCGTCGCCGATGCCGAAGAAGCCCGTAAGCAACACCCCTTCGATTTCGCCCTCTGGAAGGGCGCCAAAACCGACGAACCCAGCTTCCCCTCACCCTGGGGCGAGGGGCGACCGGGCTGGCACATCGAGTGTTCAGCGATGGTGCGGGAGGAATTGGGGGAGACGATCGACATTCACCTGGGTGGCGCCGACCTGGTCTTCCCCCACCACGAGAACGAGATCGCGCAATCGGAGGCTGCCACCGGCAAGGAGCTGGCCCAGGTGTGGCTGCACAACGGCATGGTGAACGTGGGGGGCGAAAAGATGAGCAAGTCGCTGGGTAACTTCACCACCATCAGGGCCCTGCTGGAGAGCGGAATCTCCGCCATGACCCTGCGTCTGTTCGTCTTGCAGGCCCACTACCGCAAACCGCTCGACTTCACAGCGGAAGCACTGGAGGCGGCCACCACAGGTTGGAAGGGTCTCAACGCTGCCCTCGGGCTGGGCGAACACCATGCTTCCAGCCTGGGATGGCGGGAGCCCGCGCCCCTGCCGGAGGGAGCGATCACGATCGAGCAGATCCCCGGTCAGATGACGTTCTCAGATGAGCCGTTGCTGGGCGCACGCCAACGCTTCATCGACGCCATGGACGATGACCTCAACAGTTCAGGCGCTCTGGCCGTGCTGTTCGACCTTGCCAGACCCCTGCGCGGGCTTGCCAATCGCCTTGATCGCGGTGACATTCCCGAGCAAACCGATGACGAGCAGCCCCTTTTGGAGCAGCGCTGGTTGTTGTTGCGGGAGCTTGCCGGGGTGCTCGGATTGCGCTCGGAGGCATCGGGGCTGGAGCCTGAAGATGCCGAATCCTGCGACCCCAGCGCCATCGAAGCGGCGATTGCCGCTCGTCAGGCAGCGAAACAGGCCAAGGATTTCGCCGAAGCCGATCGGATCCGCGCCGAACTGACGGGCCAAGGGATCGAGCTCATCGATAAGCCGGGTGGCGTTACTGAATGGCGACGCTGCTGA
- the ychF gene encoding redox-regulated ATPase YchF, giving the protein MLKAGIVGLPNVGKSTLFNALVANAQAQAANFPFCTIEPNVGTVAVPDPRLQQLSDLSSSKELIPTRMEFVDIAGLVKGASQGEGLGNKFLANIREVDAIVHVVRCFEDDDVIHVSGSVGPARDAEVINLELGLADLSQIEKRRERLKKQMRTSQEAQVEDAALERIQEVLEQGGAARSVPLSDEEAAMIKPLGLLTAKPIIYATNVSEDDLSAGNSFCEEVVALAQQEGAETVRISAQVEAELIELGDEERSDYLEGLGVSEGGLQSLIRATYRLLGLRTYFTTGEKETRAWTFRAGMTAPQAAGVIHTDFERGFIRAQTIGWEKLLEAGSLAEARNKGWLRSEGKDYVVAEGDVMEFLFNV; this is encoded by the coding sequence ATGCTTAAAGCCGGAATCGTCGGGCTGCCCAATGTCGGCAAGTCCACCCTGTTCAACGCGTTGGTCGCCAATGCGCAGGCGCAGGCTGCCAATTTTCCCTTCTGCACGATCGAACCCAACGTGGGCACTGTTGCGGTGCCTGATCCACGCTTGCAGCAACTGTCAGATCTGAGCAGCAGCAAGGAGTTGATTCCCACCCGGATGGAGTTCGTCGACATCGCCGGTTTGGTGAAGGGAGCCAGCCAGGGTGAGGGCCTGGGCAACAAGTTCCTCGCCAACATCCGCGAAGTGGACGCGATTGTGCATGTGGTCCGCTGCTTCGAGGATGACGATGTCATTCATGTATCGGGTTCCGTGGGGCCGGCCAGGGATGCGGAGGTGATCAACCTGGAGTTGGGGCTGGCTGATCTGTCCCAGATCGAGAAGCGCCGCGAACGGCTCAAGAAGCAGATGCGCACCAGTCAAGAGGCGCAGGTGGAAGACGCCGCTCTGGAACGGATCCAAGAGGTGCTCGAGCAGGGGGGAGCCGCACGCAGCGTGCCGCTGAGCGATGAGGAGGCCGCCATGATCAAGCCCCTTGGTCTGCTCACCGCTAAGCCGATTATTTATGCCACCAATGTGAGTGAAGACGACCTTTCCGCGGGGAACAGTTTCTGCGAGGAGGTGGTGGCGTTGGCCCAGCAGGAGGGTGCAGAAACCGTACGCATCTCTGCCCAGGTGGAAGCCGAGCTGATTGAGCTCGGGGATGAGGAGCGCAGCGATTACCTCGAGGGGCTCGGAGTGAGCGAAGGCGGGTTGCAGAGCCTGATCCGGGCCACCTACCGATTGCTGGGTCTGCGCACCTACTTCACGACGGGTGAGAAGGAGACCCGTGCCTGGACCTTCCGTGCGGGCATGACCGCTCCCCAGGCCGCCGGGGTGATCCATACCGATTTCGAGCGGGGCTTCATTCGGGCGCAGACGATTGGCTGGGAGAAGCTGCTGGAGGCCGGTTCGCTGGCTGAAGCCCGCAACAAGGGCTGGCTACGGAGTGAAGGGAAGGACTATGTGGTGGCGGAAGGGGATGTGATGGAGTTTCTCTTTAATGTTTGA
- a CDS encoding MFS transporter encodes MTPIIFHQVDLSASQVGQGLAASALIGTVARLLSGLMLDRGLSCSWPVRAAALLALIADLVLLQAHGFEGYVSGQLLIGVAAGFYFPAIELAVPLSTGSFPSSRGYALARSADALGVAMGALTGAVLAGLGLIRGVFLVEAAAVLAMLTLLAWRPLPDGRDALLHPQGTERPLLKEPAASAGGRWLLPLLPVLALSIVATGMIALMQSALPLDLVRGGLERPALSEAWSGGLIALQLSLLVVLQWPVGNWVARRSLRFGLGLGLVSFAVGCLLLAGSALWSGGVSLIPLAVLPVAFGEAAFLPTAAEAMVEETPLQHRGLAMALFSQCFAISATGAPLIAGTLLDSQGHGLVLWLLMALICVCSTPLLKSVRPRYTAGLAAIPLPLETDEQSPGTAALRAQHDHPSGAGPDGWGAGQRR; translated from the coding sequence ATGACACCGATCATTTTTCACCAGGTGGACCTCTCGGCCAGCCAGGTGGGACAGGGGCTTGCGGCTTCCGCCCTGATCGGAACCGTGGCCAGACTCCTCAGCGGACTCATGCTCGACCGCGGGCTGAGCTGCTCCTGGCCGGTGAGGGCCGCAGCATTGCTGGCCCTGATCGCCGATCTGGTACTGCTGCAGGCCCACGGATTTGAGGGCTACGTGAGTGGCCAGCTGTTAATCGGCGTTGCCGCGGGGTTCTACTTCCCAGCGATCGAACTGGCCGTCCCACTCAGCACAGGCTCCTTCCCCTCCAGCCGGGGCTACGCCCTGGCCCGCAGTGCTGACGCCCTTGGGGTTGCGATGGGTGCCCTGACGGGAGCAGTGCTTGCCGGCCTGGGCCTGATCCGAGGTGTGTTTCTGGTGGAAGCGGCCGCGGTGCTGGCGATGCTGACCCTGCTGGCCTGGAGACCTCTCCCCGATGGTCGTGATGCCCTGCTGCATCCCCAGGGCACTGAGAGGCCTCTCCTCAAGGAGCCGGCCGCCAGCGCCGGTGGACGCTGGCTTCTGCCCCTGCTGCCGGTGCTGGCCTTGAGCATCGTGGCCACAGGCATGATCGCCCTGATGCAAAGCGCTCTGCCCCTCGACCTGGTGCGCGGTGGTCTGGAGCGCCCCGCCCTGAGCGAAGCCTGGAGCGGCGGATTGATTGCCCTTCAGCTGAGCCTGCTGGTGGTGCTGCAGTGGCCGGTCGGCAACTGGGTGGCGCGCCGCAGCCTCCGTTTCGGGCTGGGCCTTGGCCTCGTGAGCTTTGCGGTGGGCTGCTTACTGCTGGCTGGCTCCGCGCTATGGAGCGGTGGCGTCAGCCTGATCCCCCTGGCGGTGCTTCCCGTCGCCTTCGGTGAAGCAGCCTTTCTGCCGACAGCGGCCGAAGCAATGGTTGAAGAAACGCCATTGCAGCATCGCGGCCTGGCGATGGCCCTCTTCTCCCAGTGCTTCGCGATCAGCGCCACCGGTGCCCCTCTCATCGCCGGCACCCTGCTCGACTCCCAGGGGCACGGCCTGGTGCTCTGGCTCCTCATGGCCCTGATCTGCGTCTGCAGCACCCCGCTGCTCAAGAGCGTCAGGCCTCGCTATACAGCGGGTCTGGCGGCGATTCCTCTGCCCCTGGAGACCGATGAGCAAAGCCCGGGAACTGCTGCGCTCCGTGCGCAACATGACCATCCTTCGGGAGCTGGCCCGGACGGATGGGGGGCTGGACAGCGTCGCTGA
- a CDS encoding efflux RND transporter periplasmic adaptor subunit — protein sequence MATTNRPPRTSPQELGLPRLIPLSGLQRHRRRTVAVIAGVVLIAGGASIWTLGPGRNRTRNLTPYTVSAERGSLPGVVTASGELEAVRRVNVSPKQQGRLEALFVEEGDSVKQGQVLARMDSGDYRDRLDELMALERQAKADYDAKAADYARQQSLFASGAISRADVDDIRAAYLSSKAALAAARERIQQRQVEGGELLIRAPFSGVITQRYAEPGAFVTPTTTASATAGATSSSIVELSQGLEVAAKVPESDIGRIRIGQDAIVRVDAFPDQRFNARVRDIAPRAEKLDNVISFEVELDLLNPPPRLRIGMTADVDFQTGRTAISTLVPTVAIVTENGKPGVLLVGKNDQPQFQAVELGASSGSQTAILNGVQPGSKVFIDLPPWAKKRD from the coding sequence ATGGCCACCACCAACCGCCCGCCCCGCACCTCACCTCAGGAGCTGGGTTTGCCTCGTCTCATCCCACTCAGTGGCCTTCAACGCCATCGACGCCGCACCGTTGCCGTGATCGCAGGGGTGGTGCTGATTGCCGGTGGCGCCAGCATCTGGACCCTGGGTCCCGGCCGCAACCGAACCCGAAACCTCACGCCTTACACGGTGAGTGCCGAACGGGGCTCGTTACCCGGGGTGGTCACCGCCAGTGGCGAACTGGAGGCGGTACGTCGCGTGAATGTGAGCCCCAAGCAGCAAGGGCGCCTGGAAGCGCTTTTCGTGGAAGAAGGCGACTCGGTCAAACAAGGCCAAGTACTCGCCCGCATGGACAGCGGCGACTACCGCGACCGGCTCGACGAGTTAATGGCCCTCGAACGCCAGGCCAAGGCTGATTACGACGCCAAAGCCGCGGATTATGCGCGCCAGCAATCGCTTTTTGCCAGCGGTGCCATCAGCCGTGCGGACGTGGACGACATCCGAGCGGCTTACCTCTCCAGCAAGGCGGCCCTGGCTGCTGCACGAGAGCGAATCCAACAACGCCAGGTGGAGGGTGGAGAGCTCCTGATCCGCGCCCCTTTCAGCGGCGTAATCACCCAGCGTTATGCCGAGCCCGGCGCCTTCGTCACCCCCACCACAACCGCCTCCGCAACCGCCGGCGCGACCAGCTCCTCAATCGTTGAGCTCTCCCAGGGGCTCGAAGTGGCCGCGAAGGTGCCAGAAAGCGATATCGGTCGCATCCGGATCGGCCAGGACGCCATCGTGCGTGTGGATGCATTCCCCGATCAGCGGTTCAACGCACGGGTGCGCGACATTGCACCTCGCGCCGAAAAACTCGACAACGTCATCTCCTTCGAAGTGGAGCTCGATCTCCTCAACCCACCTCCCCGACTGCGGATCGGGATGACAGCAGATGTGGACTTCCAGACTGGCCGCACGGCGATCAGCACCCTGGTGCCCACGGTGGCCATCGTGACCGAGAACGGCAAGCCGGGTGTGTTGCTCGTCGGCAAAAACGATCAGCCCCAATTTCAAGCGGTAGAGCTCGGTGCGAGCAGCGGCAGCCAAACGGCCATTCTCAATGGCGTTCAACCGGGATCCAAGGTGTTCATCGATCTGCCCCCCTGGGCCAAAAAGCGCGACTGA
- a CDS encoding Coq4 family protein, translating into MTILRELARTDGGLDSVADLVDNFIDSQAMELCIERFRALPGGRELLEQRYPPFQPDVDALERLPEGSLGRAYAGMIRRLNYDPEFFRPRDTSTEALWLTQRIATTHDLHHVVAGFNTEAAGESGVLAITATQIGFPAFVLLNLLSGFRAFRLQPKELESISRAIAHGSRIGLEAAPLVTQKWEEGWDKPLQQWREDLGLRIAEGEPFSAVY; encoded by the coding sequence ATGACCATCCTTCGGGAGCTGGCCCGGACGGATGGGGGGCTGGACAGCGTCGCTGATCTGGTCGACAACTTCATCGACAGCCAAGCGATGGAGCTCTGCATCGAACGCTTCAGGGCCCTGCCGGGCGGTCGCGAACTCCTCGAACAGCGCTACCCACCCTTCCAGCCGGACGTGGACGCCCTGGAGCGGTTGCCGGAAGGCAGTCTTGGCCGCGCCTATGCCGGCATGATCCGGCGGCTCAACTACGACCCGGAGTTCTTCCGACCGCGGGACACGAGCACAGAAGCGCTCTGGCTGACCCAGCGGATCGCGACCACCCACGATCTGCATCACGTGGTGGCAGGTTTCAACACGGAAGCTGCAGGCGAATCCGGGGTTCTGGCGATCACCGCCACCCAGATCGGCTTCCCGGCCTTCGTGCTTCTCAACCTGCTTTCGGGCTTCCGAGCCTTCCGCCTCCAGCCCAAAGAGCTGGAAAGCATCAGCAGGGCGATCGCCCATGGCAGCCGCATCGGCCTCGAGGCAGCCCCTCTGGTGACCCAGAAATGGGAGGAAGGCTGGGACAAACCCCTTCAGCAATGGCGTGAAGACTTAGGCCTCCGAATTGCTGAGGGAGAGCCCTTCAGCGCCGTCTACTGA